From one Verrucomicrobiota bacterium genomic stretch:
- a CDS encoding ribonucleoside-diphosphate reductase subunit alpha, whose translation MIQRITLTEDLALKRLVAQPTTEKPAFAWRDVFGETSSSPEGVVIEDETQGEQTFCLREVADTIGAALTDLLLSREQDDIFNESNRGFVANVARSVADNIACQASQHGGAVRLTRSDLYLLIEKALVENDAHDVAKSLIFRRAAAEGALEVEATSTPATIRLIRRNGTVVPWAASKIEIAVRKAFLSVGEDSEPAVRLAQAVTERVGFGEQAFIEIEDVQDFVQEELMKHGFFKVAESYILYRARRRELREQERVEAAQAQGSEQQDTMVVVKRADGTSEFWDGSELQRRIKFAMIGLELDLSEAEIERELRRAIPAEIAEKDLQATIILNSKSLIEKDADFARFAGRIRLTYIYEEVLGWDILTDGIAGLKEKHQKAFKRYLRHGVEIQRLSPKLLEYDLDKLAAALDPSADLDFDYLGIQTLYDRYLIVDKTGETHRRLETPAFFWLRVSMGLFHAEEENREDWVIRLYNLYKSRRFCSSTPTLFNSGTLHSQLSSCYLYKIDDSIESIMQRGIADNAYLSKWAGGLGGSWTAVRGTGSYIKGTNGESQGVIPFLKLHNDQLCAVNQGGKRKGSGCAYLETWHNDIDDFLELRKNTGDDRRRCHDMNTANWIPDLFMQRMEARQNWTLFRSNECPDLHDLYGSAFAQRYAEYEAMAKEGKIWGKEVPAIELWKKMLKSIFETGHPWITFKDPCNVRSPQDHAGVIHSSNLCTEITLNTSDEETAVCNLGSVVLDSHVDQQGNLDHEMLEETVQVAVRALDNVIDINFYPTAAAKTANSRHRPIGLGVMGLQVALFKRGLSFASPEAVEFNDEFMEAIAYHAYSASADLAAERGTYQSYQGSKWDRGLLPQDTIDLLVKERGEEIDIPRGGKLDWTPVREKIAKSGMRNSNVLAIAPTATISNIMGTTPCIEPNYKNLYVKSNLSGDFIVLNGTLVNDLKKEGLWNKEMAEHLKYFDGELADIETIPQWIKDKHRTVFAVDYEYLIDASARRQKWIDQSQSVNLFLATPDLKALSHMYRRAWAKGLKTTYYLRTLQASNIEKATSENKKELRGLVAKDAGPANAGAAVATATSEPKTHTEAEKQQCSLDAMMNGGECEACQ comes from the coding sequence ATGATCCAACGCATCACGCTCACCGAAGACCTCGCGCTCAAGCGCCTGGTCGCCCAACCCACTACGGAAAAACCCGCCTTCGCTTGGCGAGATGTTTTCGGGGAGACGTCCTCCAGTCCAGAGGGAGTGGTGATTGAAGATGAGACCCAAGGCGAGCAAACTTTTTGCCTGCGTGAGGTAGCCGACACCATCGGAGCTGCTCTCACGGACCTGCTGCTTTCTCGGGAGCAGGACGACATTTTCAATGAGAGCAATCGCGGCTTTGTCGCCAACGTGGCCCGCAGCGTGGCGGACAACATCGCCTGCCAGGCCAGCCAACACGGTGGGGCCGTCCGACTGACCCGAAGTGATCTCTACCTGCTGATCGAAAAGGCACTCGTGGAAAATGACGCCCACGACGTGGCCAAATCCCTTATTTTCCGTCGGGCCGCCGCTGAGGGGGCCCTCGAGGTGGAAGCCACTTCGACCCCAGCCACCATCCGCCTCATTCGTCGCAATGGGACGGTGGTTCCTTGGGCGGCCTCCAAAATCGAAATTGCCGTCCGCAAGGCCTTTCTCTCGGTCGGGGAAGACTCGGAGCCTGCCGTGCGCCTTGCCCAAGCGGTGACGGAACGAGTCGGCTTCGGAGAGCAGGCCTTCATCGAAATCGAGGACGTCCAAGATTTCGTGCAAGAGGAACTCATGAAACACGGCTTCTTCAAAGTTGCCGAAAGCTACATTCTCTACCGGGCCCGCCGACGGGAACTGCGGGAGCAAGAACGGGTCGAAGCCGCCCAGGCCCAAGGCAGTGAACAACAGGACACCATGGTCGTCGTCAAGCGGGCTGATGGCACCAGCGAATTCTGGGATGGCAGCGAGCTGCAACGCCGCATCAAATTCGCTATGATCGGGCTCGAGCTGGACCTAAGCGAAGCTGAAATCGAGCGCGAACTTCGCCGGGCCATCCCGGCCGAAATCGCCGAAAAGGATCTCCAGGCCACCATCATCCTCAACTCAAAATCCCTCATCGAAAAGGATGCTGACTTCGCACGCTTTGCCGGTCGCATCCGCTTGACCTACATTTACGAAGAAGTTCTGGGCTGGGACATCCTCACTGATGGCATCGCGGGCCTCAAAGAGAAGCACCAAAAGGCTTTCAAGCGATACCTCCGCCACGGCGTCGAAATCCAGCGCCTCAGCCCCAAGCTGCTGGAGTATGACCTCGACAAATTGGCCGCTGCTCTCGACCCCTCTGCCGACCTCGACTTCGACTACCTCGGCATCCAAACGCTCTACGACCGCTACCTCATCGTCGACAAAACCGGCGAGACGCATCGTCGCCTAGAGACGCCCGCCTTCTTCTGGCTGCGCGTCTCCATGGGCCTCTTCCACGCCGAAGAGGAAAACCGCGAAGACTGGGTCATCCGCCTCTACAACCTCTACAAAAGCCGCCGCTTCTGCTCCTCCACCCCCACCCTCTTCAACAGCGGCACCCTCCACAGCCAACTCTCCAGCTGCTACCTCTACAAGATCGACGACTCCATCGAGTCCATCATGCAGCGCGGCATAGCCGACAATGCCTACCTCAGCAAATGGGCCGGGGGCCTTGGTGGTTCCTGGACCGCCGTCCGCGGCACCGGCAGCTACATCAAGGGCACCAACGGCGAAAGCCAGGGCGTCATCCCCTTCCTCAAGCTCCACAACGACCAGCTCTGCGCCGTCAACCAAGGCGGGAAGCGAAAAGGCTCTGGCTGTGCCTACCTCGAAACCTGGCACAACGACATCGACGACTTCCTCGAGCTGCGGAAAAACACCGGAGATGACCGCCGCCGTTGCCACGACATGAACACCGCCAACTGGATCCCCGACCTCTTCATGCAGCGCATGGAAGCTCGCCAGAACTGGACCCTCTTCCGATCAAACGAATGCCCCGACCTCCATGACCTCTACGGCAGCGCTTTCGCCCAGCGCTACGCCGAATACGAGGCCATGGCCAAAGAAGGCAAGATCTGGGGCAAGGAAGTCCCCGCCATCGAACTTTGGAAGAAAATGCTCAAAAGCATCTTCGAAACCGGCCACCCCTGGATCACCTTCAAGGACCCCTGCAACGTCCGCAGTCCGCAGGACCACGCCGGCGTGATCCACTCCTCCAACTTGTGCACCGAGATTACCCTGAACACGAGCGACGAAGAAACCGCCGTCTGCAACCTCGGCTCGGTCGTCCTCGATAGCCACGTCGATCAGCAAGGAAACCTCGACCACGAAATGCTGGAAGAAACCGTCCAGGTCGCCGTCCGCGCACTCGACAACGTCATCGACATCAACTTCTACCCCACCGCAGCTGCCAAAACCGCCAACAGCCGCCACCGACCCATCGGCCTCGGCGTCATGGGCCTACAAGTTGCCCTCTTCAAGCGCGGCCTCAGCTTCGCCAGCCCGGAAGCCGTCGAATTCAATGACGAATTCATGGAAGCCATCGCCTACCACGCTTACAGCGCCAGCGCTGACCTGGCTGCCGAGCGTGGCACCTACCAGAGCTATCAAGGCTCCAAATGGGACCGCGGGCTGCTTCCGCAAGACACCATCGACCTCCTGGTGAAGGAGCGCGGGGAAGAAATCGACATCCCGCGCGGCGGCAAACTCGATTGGACTCCCGTCCGCGAAAAAATCGCCAAGAGCGGCATGCGCAACAGCAACGTCCTCGCCATCGCCCCCACCGCCACCATCAGCAACATCATGGGCACCACCCCCTGCATCGAGCCAAACTACAAAAACTTGTATGTGAAGAGCAACCTTAGTGGAGACTTCATCGTGCTCAACGGCACCCTCGTGAACGACCTCAAAAAAGAAGGCCTTTGGAACAAGGAAATGGCCGAGCATCTGAAATACTTCGACGGTGAACTCGCGGACATCGAAACCATCCCGCAGTGGATCAAAGACAAGCACAGAACCGTCTTCGCTGTCGACTACGAATACCTCATCGACGCCTCCGCCCGGCGTCAAAAGTGGATCGACCAATCCCAGTCCGTAAACCTCTTCCTAGCCACCCCGGACTTGAAGGCCCTGAGCCACATGTATCGCCGCGCCTGGGCCAAAGGCTTGAAAACCACCTATTACCTCCGCACCTTGCAGGCCAGCAACATCGAAAAAGCCACCTCCGAGAACAAAAAAGAACTCCGAGGCCTGGTCGCCAAAGACGCTGGTCCCGCAAACGCAGGAGCTGCCGTAGCAACAGCCACCAGCGAACCCAAGACCCACACCGAAGCCGAGAAGCAACAATGCTCCCTCGACGCCATGATGAACGGCGGAGAATGCGAAGCCTGCCAATAA
- a CDS encoding LysM peptidoglycan-binding domain-containing protein, whose product MTHSPHLLLLCGVFGLAFSGCTPQGTTSTTNSRNPYPNQPTADFPFDENGNYIPEAAVSGRSYAGTSSPPIRSTGYDTPASASAEPSNYTPPPAPKPKPKPSFAYHTVKSGDTLWAISRKYGTSVSRIQSANSISGSIIRPGQRLKIPN is encoded by the coding sequence ATGACTCACTCTCCACACCTTCTTCTTCTTTGCGGGGTTTTTGGCCTCGCCTTCTCCGGCTGCACTCCGCAGGGCACCACTTCGACCACCAATTCTCGCAACCCCTATCCCAACCAGCCTACTGCGGATTTTCCTTTCGATGAGAATGGAAATTACATTCCCGAGGCGGCTGTCAGTGGACGCAGTTACGCTGGCACCAGCAGTCCACCGATCCGCAGCACGGGCTACGACACTCCCGCCTCCGCTAGCGCGGAGCCCAGCAACTACACGCCTCCTCCTGCTCCTAAACCCAAGCCGAAGCCTTCCTTCGCCTACCACACCGTCAAAAGCGGTGACACCTTGTGGGCCATCAGCCGCAAGTATGGCACATCGGTCAGCCGAATTCAGTCTGCCAACAGCATCTCCGGCAGTATCATCCGACCTGGCCAGCGCCTCAAAATTCCTAACTGA
- a CDS encoding type II toxin-antitoxin system prevent-host-death family antitoxin — protein sequence MNTLAELDKLSPSRELTTSPSSKLKNAFKSVFQRVLEEGPLSITRNRKREAILLSVELYDQMVDALAA from the coding sequence ATGAACACTCTCGCCGAGCTTGACAAGCTAAGCCCTTCCAGAGAACTGACGACTTCGCCTTCCTCCAAGCTAAAAAATGCCTTCAAGTCGGTCTTCCAACGCGTCTTGGAAGAGGGCCCCCTCAGTATCACGCGAAATCGAAAACGAGAAGCCATCCTCCTTTCGGTGGAACTCTATGACCAGATGGTCGATGCTCTTGCTGCCTAG
- a CDS encoding extracellular solute-binding protein, protein MKHLSLLVSFLLTANLLAAGEVRLYTQRHYSADQAVLKRFTDETGIEVKVVKAGANELIERIKAEQQAPQADLFWTVDAGTLDRAAEAGLFAPVESETLSSRIPEGLASEEGLWWPVTMRARVFAVAKDRVENAPQTYLDLANPEWKGRLLIRSSSSAYNQSLLAALIDAHGKPEAQTWAEKTAGNLARPPQGGDRDQIRAVALGLGDIALTNTYYLGLLETSDDPADRKARAAVEVVLPDLKGRGTHVNVSGAGVVKGAANTAEAIQLLEFLTSPEIQSLYQTLTSEYAVTQGVEREPLQTVWGELLPDTTSLHKLVDYQEEAVRLFDMAGWP, encoded by the coding sequence ATGAAACATCTCTCCCTCCTTGTTTCCTTCCTCTTGACGGCCAATCTGCTGGCGGCGGGTGAAGTGCGCCTTTACACCCAACGTCACTACTCGGCCGACCAAGCAGTCCTCAAGCGCTTCACGGACGAAACGGGCATCGAAGTCAAGGTCGTGAAGGCCGGGGCCAACGAACTCATTGAGCGGATCAAGGCCGAGCAACAGGCTCCCCAAGCCGATCTCTTTTGGACGGTCGACGCCGGAACGCTCGACCGCGCCGCGGAAGCGGGACTTTTCGCGCCGGTTGAAAGCGAGACCCTCTCGAGCCGCATTCCGGAAGGTCTCGCGAGCGAAGAAGGGCTCTGGTGGCCTGTCACCATGCGGGCCCGCGTCTTCGCGGTGGCCAAGGACCGGGTCGAAAACGCGCCTCAGACTTACCTCGATCTCGCCAATCCCGAATGGAAAGGTCGCCTGCTCATCCGTTCCTCCAGCAGCGCTTACAACCAATCTCTCCTCGCGGCTCTCATCGATGCCCACGGCAAGCCCGAAGCGCAAACCTGGGCCGAAAAAACGGCCGGCAACTTGGCCCGCCCTCCGCAGGGGGGAGATCGAGATCAAATCCGGGCGGTCGCTCTCGGACTGGGTGACATCGCCCTCACGAACACCTACTACCTCGGCCTCCTGGAAACCTCGGACGACCCGGCCGACCGGAAGGCGCGGGCTGCCGTCGAGGTCGTCCTACCCGATCTGAAAGGTCGCGGCACCCATGTCAACGTCAGCGGTGCCGGCGTCGTCAAAGGAGCGGCCAACACGGCCGAGGCCATCCAACTGCTCGAATTCCTGACCTCGCCCGAGATCCAGAGCCTCTACCAGACGCTCACCTCGGAGTATGCCGTGACCCAGGGAGTGGAGCGCGAGCCGCTCCAAACGGTTTGGGGTGAACTTCTGCCCGACACCACCTCACTCCACAAGTTGGTCGACTACCAGGAAGAAGCCGTTCGTCTCTTTGACATGGCCGGCTGGCCATGA
- a CDS encoding ribonucleotide-diphosphate reductase subunit beta, whose amino-acid sequence MATTLIKVGDRSFTLDKAKAEEAFSAKKVINGRETMFFNILPLKYTWAYELYKTMKANHWEPEDIPMQKDVEQWRDTGAVSEVERWIIKMAVGYFSAAEGIVGDNIMHVIREQVTAPELKLVLGRHAHEENIHADSLVYMLSSLGLNPHECEAMFEDVETIKRKTEFVVTNSRAMRRDVDLTDTANKQALAKNMFLFGQCMEGTQFYGLFGMVLALYRQNKFPGIGQMFRYTLRDESNHIELLRNLLMDLVEENQDVWTPEFKEDLRETMREATTLEKEFIADCLPVGAVGLNVDEFTQYIDYIGDRRLTDCGLTPLNDIEVSNPFPWLAEMMDIKKEQNFFEGRVTEYQKASALGAVDDDEL is encoded by the coding sequence ATGGCCACTACCCTGATCAAAGTCGGAGACCGCAGCTTCACCCTGGACAAAGCCAAAGCCGAAGAGGCTTTCTCAGCCAAAAAGGTCATCAACGGGCGGGAGACGATGTTTTTCAACATCCTGCCTCTCAAATACACCTGGGCCTATGAGCTTTACAAGACCATGAAGGCCAACCACTGGGAGCCGGAGGACATCCCGATGCAAAAAGATGTCGAGCAGTGGCGTGACACGGGCGCGGTCTCTGAGGTGGAGCGGTGGATCATCAAAATGGCCGTGGGCTACTTCTCTGCGGCGGAGGGCATCGTGGGCGATAACATTATGCACGTGATTCGCGAGCAAGTGACCGCTCCCGAGTTGAAGCTCGTCCTCGGAAGACACGCGCATGAAGAAAACATCCATGCCGATAGCCTCGTCTACATGTTGTCATCACTTGGTCTCAATCCCCACGAATGCGAGGCGATGTTTGAAGACGTCGAGACCATCAAGCGCAAGACTGAATTCGTGGTGACCAATAGTCGGGCCATGCGTCGCGACGTCGACCTGACGGACACCGCCAACAAGCAAGCCCTCGCTAAAAACATGTTCCTTTTCGGGCAGTGCATGGAGGGCACCCAGTTCTACGGCCTCTTCGGCATGGTGCTAGCCCTCTACCGGCAGAACAAGTTCCCCGGCATCGGACAGATGTTCCGCTACACCCTGCGGGACGAGTCGAATCACATCGAGCTTCTAAGAAATCTCTTGATGGATTTGGTGGAAGAAAATCAGGATGTCTGGACGCCCGAGTTCAAGGAAGACCTGCGAGAAACCATGCGCGAGGCCACCACGCTTGAGAAGGAGTTCATCGCTGACTGCCTCCCCGTCGGCGCGGTCGGACTCAATGTGGACGAGTTCACTCAATACATTGACTACATTGGAGATCGCCGCCTGACCGACTGCGGCCTTACTCCGCTCAACGATATCGAAGTAAGCAATCCCTTCCCGTGGCTGGCCGAGATGATGGACATCAAGAAGGAGCAAAACTTCTTTGAAGGCCGCGTGACCGAATACCAGAAAGCCTCCGCGCTGGGAGCGGTGGATGACGATGAGCTTTGA
- a CDS encoding prolyl oligopeptidase family serine peptidase produces the protein MIGVSVTASSAEDPFLWLEEVEGESALAWVREENAKSEAALAGTEDFESLQAALLAAYDSPDKLAAVSKIGSHYYNFWRDASQVRGVWRRTTLEEYRQEEPTWEVVLDVDALAEEEGENWVWGGARVLEPEADRAMLQFSRGGGDAKVVREFDLLAKRFVKGGFEIPEAKTNVSWLDRDTLLVGSDFGPGSLTESGYPRVAKRWSRGTLLAEAERVFEGEIGDVSAGVRAWWEDGRRQVMAYRSTSFYTDEVSWQVQGELVRLEKPDDAEVSTFQDQFLFELRSDWQTDQRTFPKGALLAISQEAFLAGDRDFEVLFAPNPRKSLAGFSETKSWLLVNELENVRNRLYAVRLTKEGWERKSLEIPENATVRVWGEDAEESEALWMSVTNYLTPTTLLRSQGVGQPFETLKQAPPRFEAAGFQIHQWEATSADGTQVPYFVVGSESLGQEPRKTLLYAYGGFEIPLLPGYSAGRGIGWLQRGGVYVVANIRGGGEFGPAWHQAALQENRQKAFDDFIAVAEDLIARGVCTSASLAAMGGSNGGLLIGNMLVQRPDLFGALVCAVPLLDMKRYHQLLAGASWVAEYGDPDEEGVWDWLEGYSPYHQLQSEVDYPAILFTTSTRDDRVHPAHARKMVARMKEQGHAPLYYENMEGGHGGAANHQQAAYVDALEYQFLWENLEK, from the coding sequence ATGATAGGGGTTTCGGTCACGGCAAGCAGCGCGGAAGATCCCTTTCTTTGGCTGGAAGAGGTGGAAGGGGAATCGGCCTTGGCTTGGGTTCGGGAGGAAAATGCCAAGAGCGAGGCCGCCTTGGCAGGAACCGAGGACTTTGAGAGTTTGCAGGCAGCACTCCTGGCCGCCTACGACTCGCCCGACAAGCTGGCGGCGGTTTCAAAAATTGGATCCCACTACTACAATTTTTGGCGCGATGCCTCGCAGGTCCGAGGCGTTTGGCGTCGCACGACCCTGGAGGAGTATCGCCAAGAGGAGCCCACTTGGGAAGTCGTGCTGGATGTGGATGCCTTGGCCGAGGAGGAGGGAGAAAACTGGGTCTGGGGCGGCGCGCGCGTGCTGGAGCCTGAGGCCGACCGAGCGATGCTTCAATTCTCGCGCGGCGGAGGCGATGCCAAGGTCGTGCGCGAGTTCGATCTCCTGGCCAAGCGCTTTGTGAAAGGGGGCTTTGAGATTCCTGAGGCCAAGACCAACGTGAGTTGGCTGGATCGCGACACCCTGCTGGTCGGCAGCGACTTCGGTCCGGGATCCCTCACCGAATCGGGCTACCCCAGGGTGGCGAAGCGTTGGAGCCGGGGCACGCTGCTCGCCGAGGCGGAGAGGGTCTTCGAGGGAGAGATCGGGGATGTCTCAGCGGGGGTGCGCGCGTGGTGGGAAGATGGCCGGCGACAGGTGATGGCCTACCGTTCGACGAGCTTTTACACCGATGAAGTTTCTTGGCAGGTCCAGGGGGAGCTGGTCCGGCTGGAGAAGCCGGATGACGCGGAGGTCTCGACCTTCCAAGACCAGTTTCTCTTCGAACTGCGGTCCGATTGGCAGACTGACCAGAGGACCTTTCCGAAAGGGGCTCTCCTGGCGATTTCGCAAGAGGCCTTCCTCGCGGGCGACCGGGATTTTGAGGTCCTCTTTGCGCCGAATCCTCGGAAATCACTGGCCGGGTTTTCCGAGACCAAAAGTTGGCTGCTGGTGAATGAATTGGAAAATGTCCGCAATCGCCTCTACGCCGTGAGACTGACAAAGGAGGGCTGGGAACGGAAGTCTTTGGAGATCCCCGAGAATGCCACGGTCAGGGTCTGGGGAGAGGACGCGGAGGAAAGCGAAGCGCTCTGGATGAGCGTCACCAATTACCTCACCCCCACCACTCTCTTGCGCTCGCAAGGCGTGGGGCAGCCCTTCGAAACACTCAAGCAAGCGCCTCCTCGCTTCGAGGCAGCCGGCTTCCAAATTCATCAATGGGAAGCCACCTCGGCCGATGGCACCCAAGTGCCTTATTTTGTGGTGGGTTCAGAGAGCTTGGGACAAGAGCCGCGCAAGACGCTTCTCTACGCTTACGGAGGCTTTGAAATCCCTCTCTTGCCGGGCTACTCGGCAGGGCGTGGGATTGGTTGGCTGCAACGAGGCGGGGTTTACGTCGTGGCCAATATTCGCGGGGGCGGCGAATTCGGACCAGCCTGGCACCAGGCGGCTCTCCAGGAAAATCGACAGAAGGCCTTTGATGATTTCATCGCCGTGGCGGAGGACCTCATTGCACGTGGGGTGTGCACCTCCGCCAGCCTCGCGGCCATGGGGGGATCCAACGGGGGGCTTCTCATCGGGAATATGTTGGTGCAGCGCCCCGATCTTTTCGGCGCCCTCGTTTGTGCGGTGCCGCTTTTGGATATGAAGCGCTATCACCAATTGCTGGCCGGGGCCAGCTGGGTCGCGGAGTATGGCGATCCCGACGAGGAAGGCGTTTGGGACTGGTTGGAGGGCTATTCCCCTTATCACCAATTGCAGAGTGAGGTGGACTACCCGGCAATTCTTTTTACCACCTCCACGCGCGACGATCGGGTTCACCCTGCGCACGCCCGAAAGATGGTCGCCCGCATGAAAGAGCAGGGGCATGCTCCGCTCTACTACGAAAACATGGAGGGCGGGCATGGGGGCGCTGCCAATCACCAACAGGCCGCCTACGTCGATGCTCTGGAGTATCAATTTTTGTGGGAAAACCTGGAGAAATGA
- a CDS encoding tRNA-dihydrouridine synthase family protein, producing the protein MTLTLAPMQDVTNLAFWRVLERRGGPDVYVTEYFRVHRQSHPEAFILRSVDEFETAKPVIAQMIGNDPQHLVRTALLLQEHPISGIELNLGCPAPVVCGKDCGGALLRDPERIERLVEALRPVVQGTLTLKTRLGYQSEKEFPALLKCFEKLPIDGLAIHGRTVKEKYQSPVHTDCLAEAVRSLPYPVQANGSIVSLKTAQAMQAKTRAHGLMLGRGAIRNPWLFDQIRGKVSSPTLRDLRDYILELSEEVRATHQYRKANGHVQRMKKFLNYIAVGIHDGIFLDAVRRATTEREFHAHCQEYLSSDQPLDPEPPEGGRVFCGHPELLTHVASAS; encoded by the coding sequence ATGACCCTCACCCTCGCCCCCATGCAGGATGTCACCAACCTGGCTTTCTGGCGCGTGCTAGAACGCCGAGGGGGGCCGGATGTCTACGTCACTGAGTATTTCCGCGTCCATCGGCAGTCCCACCCTGAGGCCTTCATCCTGCGTTCGGTGGATGAGTTCGAGACCGCGAAACCCGTCATCGCGCAAATGATTGGGAACGACCCCCAACACCTCGTCCGCACCGCCTTGCTCCTGCAAGAGCACCCCATCTCAGGGATCGAACTCAATCTAGGCTGCCCCGCTCCGGTGGTCTGCGGCAAGGACTGTGGCGGCGCTCTCCTTCGTGACCCTGAGCGCATCGAACGCCTCGTGGAAGCTCTTCGCCCGGTGGTGCAGGGCACCCTCACCCTCAAGACGCGCCTCGGCTACCAATCGGAAAAGGAATTCCCCGCTCTCTTGAAGTGTTTTGAGAAGCTCCCCATCGATGGTCTCGCCATCCACGGGCGAACCGTGAAGGAAAAGTACCAAAGTCCCGTGCATACCGATTGCCTGGCGGAAGCCGTCCGATCTCTCCCTTACCCGGTGCAGGCCAACGGCAGCATCGTCTCTCTAAAAACAGCCCAAGCCATGCAGGCAAAAACCCGAGCCCACGGGCTCATGCTGGGGCGGGGCGCCATTCGCAATCCTTGGCTGTTCGACCAAATCCGCGGAAAGGTCTCCTCCCCCACCTTACGCGACCTGCGGGACTACATCCTGGAGCTAAGCGAGGAAGTTCGCGCGACTCACCAATACCGAAAAGCCAACGGGCACGTCCAGCGAATGAAGAAGTTCCTCAACTACATCGCGGTCGGCATTCACGACGGAATCTTCCTGGATGCGGTGCGCCGAGCGACAACGGAAAGAGAATTTCATGCCCACTGCCAAGAGTATCTCTCAAGCGACCAGCCGCTTGATCCCGAACCTCCCGAAGGAGGAAGAGTCTTTTGCGGCCACCCGGAACTCTTAACTCATGTGGCCTCCGCAAGCTGA
- a CDS encoding four helix bundle protein: protein MSLQTFENGAVWKHACRSTADIDQKSGAPKNFGLRDQIQSAALSIPSNIGEGKERDCDGDLVRFLRIAKGSVAELPTQLSISRRLGVASAMIDRLVAETKEIAAMLRALIKSVPARTATS, encoded by the coding sequence ATGTCATTACAAACCTTCGAGAATGGAGCTGTTTGGAAGCATGCTTGCCGTTCGACAGCAGACATCGATCAAAAGTCTGGGGCTCCGAAAAATTTTGGTCTTAGAGATCAGATCCAAAGCGCCGCTCTTTCCATTCCGTCCAATATTGGTGAAGGCAAGGAGCGAGACTGCGATGGAGACTTGGTTCGATTTCTGAGAATCGCCAAAGGCTCTGTAGCCGAGCTTCCCACCCAGCTTTCCATCTCACGCCGACTCGGAGTCGCTTCCGCGATGATTGATCGGCTGGTCGCCGAAACCAAAGAGATCGCGGCCATGCTTCGAGCACTCATCAAGTCCGTCCCGGCCCGCACCGCAACCTCCTGA